From the Desulforegula conservatrix Mb1Pa genome, the window CTAGTGAAACTGAAAGAAACAGCCAGTCAATTTCTGATGAAACGGCCCTGATGCTTGCAGACAAGGCAATCAAAATAGAAGAATACTATGGAGTACCCCAGGATATTGAATGGGCAATCGACACAAATGGTAAAGTGTATTTCCTTCAGTGCCGGCCTGTAATACAGATTGAAAATGAAATCCCTGAATCATGCGAGCTATCTCCTGAACTTGGGGAAAAGATAATTGAACAGGGAGGAATTACAGCAAGTCCTGGCACCGCATGCGGAGTTGTCCATATTGTGAGCAAGGGCCTTGATGTTCTCGAATTTCCTGAAGGAGCAGTGCTCGTCACCCAGCAGGCACTTCCGCGCTGGGCTTCAATTCTTAACAGGGCATCAGCAGTAATAACTGAACAGGGCAATTTTGCAGGACATCTTGCCAGCGTAGCAAGGGAATTCAGAATCCCTGCAATTTTTGGTATAGCCGGAATTACAGAAAAGCTCAAATCAGGTGAAACCGTAACAGTGGATGCCATAAGTCATACAGTTTACTGCGGAAGAATTGAAGAGCTTCTTGCAAGAAAAAAAACATCAAGACATATAATGGATGGAAGTCCTGTTTTTGAGACCTTGCAGAAAATCAGCAGACACATCATTCCTCTTAATCTTGTCGATCCTGATTCAACGGAATTCAAACCATATAGCTGCCTTACCTATCATGATATAACTCGCTTTGCCCATGAAAAATCAGTAATAGAAATGTTTGATTTCGGAAGGAAACGCAAATTCCCGGAAAGATCTTCAAAACAGCTTCATTACAAAGTACCCATGCAGTGGTGGATATTGAATCTCGATGATGGATTCAAGGAGGAAGTCAGAAACAAATATGTAAAGATAGAAAACATCGCCTCTGTGCCAATGCTTGCTTTGTGGGAAGGAATTATTGCTGTGGTGTGGGATGGGCCTCCTCCCATTGACGGGAAAGGGCTGGCTTCAATCATGTTTCAGGCAACAACAAATACGGCCCTTAATGTTGGCACAAAATCAAAATACAGCGAACGTAATTATTTCATGATCTCAAAAAATTTCTGCAGCCTTAGCACAAGGCTTGGATTCCACTTTTCAACGCTTGAGGCGCTTGTTGGTGAGAGAAGAATTGAAAATTATATAAGCTTCAGATTTAAAGGTGGTGCGGCTGATTTTGAAAGAAGGGTTCTAAGGGTTAAATTCATAGGAGAGATACTTGAAGAATACGGATTCAGGATTGAATCAAGGGAAGACTCCATGTCGGCAAGAATAGAAGGATATGACCAGGAGGTTATGAAGGACAAGCTTAGAATACTGGGATATCTGAATATCCACACAAGGCAGCTTGATATGATAATGACCATTCCTGCGAGGGTTAATTATTATAAGAAAAAAATGTTCAAAGACATAAATGAAAAAGTGCTTAAGAACGCAGATGTGCCTGACAGGGAGCAATAAATGTCATTCAGCATTGATTTACTGAATAATTTTGCAGATCAAGAATACATCAAAATCATATCCCACCTTACAGCTGCGCTTATTGCAGGTGGGATAATTGGATTTGAAAGAAGTTTCAGGGGAAGGCCGGCCGGCTTCAGAACCCATACCCTTGTATGTCTTTCATCAAGCCTTCTTATGCTGGTCACACTATACCAATGGAAATGGCTTCCAGGGGTTCCACTGGATACTGTTAAGACCGATCCTACGAGGATGGCCCAGGGTATAATGACAGGCATTGGTTTTCTTGGAGCCGGAGTAATATATAAGGAATCATATTCTGTGAGGGGCCTCACAACGGCAGCCTCAATATGGATCACGGCAGCAATTGGGATTCTGCTCGGAGTAGGTTTTTATTTTCCGGCAGTGGTTGTTACCGCACTTACCATCGGAGTTCTTGCGGCATTTCGCTGGATAGAAAGAAAAATGCCTACTGAGAAGTACATTCATCATCATATCCGCTTTAACAGAAACAACCCCATTCCTGAAGAGGCTCTCAGAAAGCTGCTCGCAAATCATGGTTTTTCCGTGTCAAACATGAGCTATAGAATTACGAATAACGGACAATTCATTGAATACAAAACTGTCCTGGAGACCACCGACATTGAAAATACCGCACGGCTATCTGAAACTCTCAGAACCATGGAAATTGTCAGGGAGTTCAGGATTTCTCCCACCGGCGACTGATATTTCAATTTTGATGGACTCGCAAAAGTCAAATAAAGGCATCTTCGTCATGCCGGACTTGATGCGGCATCTGTTTATTTTCAGACACCTCTTGATTTCGGCCTGCGCCTGAATGGCGGAAAACAGACTTTTTGCGGCGTCGTCAACCATGCAGGATTATTTTTAGTTATGAATATCAAGTAATTATTTATATATACCCTTCACTTAAAGGGGAACAGCAAAGCCTTTAAAATCGGGACTAATCGTCTTTAAAGGGAGCTACCTGGAATATTTTGCCCTAATTTCCTCTCCGCCATGTCTTATTTCTTCACGTCTTTTAAACGCTTCACTTTCCTCTCTGAAATATCTTGTCTGAAGGCTTTCGATGGCTTCTTTTTTGTCTTTTTCACTAAGATTTGCAGATGCCATAATTTCTGCTTCTTTCTCTCTGTACTGACTTTCAGATTCTTTTTCTGATTTTATCTGTCTGTCAATATCTTCGAGTCTTGCCAAAGTATCTGACGAAAAAAACTGTTGTCTAAACTCAGCAATCTTTTCTTCCCGTTCTTCTTCGGAGCCCATTTCATTGAGATCCTTACTATATATTTCGAGCTTTTCCCTATATTTATTGTATGGTGTCTGGATGGACTGAACCTGTTCAGCATTTTCTTCCCACATATCCGATGTAAGTTCTTTGAGTGAATTTTCCTTCTCAACACCATAAAGTTCATTATTGCTTACTATTGAACCTCGCCTCAGAGAATACTCTCTTGCTTTTATTTCTGCTCCATACAGCCCGTCAGCCATCTCTTCTCCAAGCATATTGCGCCTGAAATCCTGAACCTTAGAAAGCCTGTCAAGGATCTCATCAAGGGTTTTAGGCTGGCCAAATTCTGAAATCTTTTTTGCAAGCTCTATTTCACAATCCAGATATTTTTTGTATATTGCATAAATTCTCTCGGCCTCATTTTGGGGCATAACGGATATAAGATATTTCCATACCTCACTGCAATGACCGGCAAGGTTTGTTGCTGAATTATATTTCGATTGAAGAAACCTGAAATATTTTAGAACCATGGGCCCCCTGCCATCTGACCAATCAGAAGATTCCTTTTCAGACTTCCCATGCTCCGGCTGGTTCACTTTTCCTGTTATCCCCATTTGCGATGGATCAACACCCTCAAAATCAATTTTTTGTCGCAGGCTGTTCAAATCACTCATGCTTATGCCGTCATCCTTGTCAAAGATGTATTTTCCCGCATTTCTTTTTTTTAATAATACCCCGGCTCCTGCAATAATGATTATAAGAATCCCAAGGATGGCTAACACCTTTTTCTTTTGAAAAGTCATAAACAGCACCACATTATAGAATATCAGAAAATTTTTATGAAAATAAAGCGTGGAGAATGGGTTGACCCCACTCCCCACTAAAAGCCATGAAAAAATCAGTATCCTCTGTTCTTAAGATCACTGACCACACCCACGTAAAATTCAGGAGCACTGAAACCAGGAGTAACTCCAAATAGCTGACCAACGATATTAAGATGGTCGCAACCAGGGCTATACCAGGCTGCGTCCTGAACGCCTCTGAAATTGCCCCATTTTGCACTTTCAACACTGACAAGGCCGTCATTTGCGCCTTCCTTAGAAAGCATTATCAGCCATGTGGGCTCAAGAATGACACTTGGACAAGAGGTCTTGGCTTTTGCAGCCCAACTCTGATAGTAAACTCCCGCAACGTCAGGAGTTCCAGGGTTGAATACATTTTTCATATAATCAGTGGTCAGGTCCCAACCATTCTGTAACGTGTCAGGGTTGGTGTCTCCGAATACGAAAGCGTAGATAAAATCAAGTGATCCAGCCACTGCCGGCTTAAGTGATTCAGGTATCCCATACATCACCATATCAGCAATCGCACTGCCACGATGAGGCCCTGCGATGCCAGTGTAGCTTGCCACTTTTGAACCAATCCCAAGATTTGAGATTGCGTACCTTGTATAAAGAGTGCCGTGGGAATGGCCTATGATATTTGCTTTGGATTTGCCTGAAACAGCAAGAATCTGAAGGAACTGTTCCTTAAAAGACTCAGCCTTGGCTGCGGTTCCATCCATTCCGTTAACTGATGTGATATAGACATCGGCGCCTTCATCTTCCAGAGCGTCCTCAATACCCCACCAGTAATCAACAATACCCAAAATTTCTGCGGAAGCGCCCATACCATGAGCAAGAACAACTGGAAACTGGGTGGAACAGCTGTTTCCTGAACCAGATGCAAAAACACTAACTGGCAATGCCATAAAAACAAAAAACATAAATAGCCTTAATGATTTCATTTTTCCCCCTTGGATAATTTGTTGTGCTTTTTATATTAAAGGGAGATGCCTCCCTTTACCGGGCATTTGAATGTTTCCTCTGATCAGGAATAATCAAAAAATTTCGGCAAGCTTACCCTCAAAAAAAATCCCATTCCAATAAATATAGTTTCAATCATTAAGGAGGGGTCAGTCTCTTTGAAAATTGGAATAGAAAAAAACTAACTATAGAAGATGTGCCAAACCCGACATCAAGCCTTGGTTCATTTAGTCTTAAAAATGTTAATAAAAGAAAATAGAACCTTATCATACAATATTTAAAAAACCATGGATTAAATACATGAACAACGTTCATGGATTAATTAATATTCCATCGGATCGCATTGTGTCAAGAAAAATATCCTTATCAATACCGGCCATCAAGCCTATATTTTTTTCATTTTATCAGGAAGTTAATCATCTGGATTACCCCATATATCTTCCGCTGTGATTTAAATATAGTTGTTTATTACAGGTGAGAAGCCATTTTTATAGTAATTAAGACCAATAAAAAAACAATTAAAAACAGTCTATAAAATATTCGTATTCGAACAAATACTACAGACTTTTTTCAAAAAAAATCACATGCGCTGGGAAATAAAAGGCCGTGTTTCCCTTATTCCAATTTTGATGGACTCGCAAAAACTAAAAAAATGCGTCGGCGTCATGCCGGACTTGATCCGGCATCCAGTGACTTGAGCCACTTCTGGATTCCTGCCTGCGCCGGAATGACGGTAATCAGAATTTTTGCGACCTTGTCAATTTTAAATCAAGAGTGCATTGATTCCCATGGATGTGAGGGGCGGGGGATTTAAGTAGCTTTTACAAAAAACCACAAAAAAATAAACAACCACATAGCAAAGCCGGTGGTTGTTTAGTGTCATTTTGCGAGTTCATCAATTCATGAATCCGAAAGGTGTCAGTTCGACCCGAATACTTTTTTCAGAATGTCAGATGCCCTTGCTGCAGGATTTTCCCTTATCTTCATTTCTTCCTGTGCAATGAGATAGAAAAGACCATCCAGAGATTTCTGGGTGATGTACTGATCAAGATTCGGATTTACCTGCGATTGCCCCGTCAGCAAAGTAGTCTTGTTGTAAACTGATGCAATCGGGTCCCAGTATTTGGTCACATCGACGGTCTGTATGGCATTTTTTACAACAGGAGTAAATTCTGTAACCAGAGCGCTCTGGGTCTTGGATTTCAGATACTCTGTGGCTGCGTTATTGGGCCCGCGAAGTATGCTCATACCATCACTAATACTCATATTGACAATGGCATTCTTAAAAATAGGCAGGGCTTTTTTAGAACCTTCCTCTGCTGCACGGTTCAGGGATTGTTCAAAGTCCTTTGTCAGGTTTGCGAAGCCCAGTTGCTCCACAGTAGTCTTTACCTTTGCAGCCTCAGGAGGAAAAGGGATACGGATTAAAGGGTTTAAATTAAACCCGTCAGTTTTCGAGGTAAGTTCGGTGGAATTCATTGCTCCAACGATAAGAGCTTCCTTCAACCCCATGATAATTTCATCGCTTGTAAGTCCGCCACTGGCTGCGGAAGCAGCACTTGAAATCTGCTTTGCAGGGATTTGTTTTAATACTTCAACACAGCTAACCAACATGAGGCATGATAGCGAAATGATTAAAAAGATGATTTTTTTCATATGTTTTTCCCCTTTCGTTGCCGGACATCACATCCGAACTCTGTAGCTTTTTCTAAATATGAACCATTTATTGCCAGCGTTGCTGGCCTCATGATCTCCAATCAACAGACCGTATATAACCAGAGGCTTGTGTTCAGATTATTTGACTATGGTCTGCCTGACAGAGATATGAATAACGCCTTGCTTAAGAACCTGTAAACGTTTTTTTCATGCCGTTCTTTACTATACGTAGCTTAAATTTTTTAAAAAGTATTCCTTGATTGATCATATTCATGAACTGAACCTTTGATTCAAAGGCACAACTCGTTTGAATGGCAAGCCTGTTGTTGCATTATTATTAGAATAACAATATTGAAAAAGAGTTTTCCAGACCTGTCCCAAAACTTTTATGTTTTTTTATTACGAGTTGACAAGGTCGCAAAAAGCCCTATTACGGTCATTCCGGCGTAGGCCGGCATGACGCCAATGCCCCTTTTTGAATTTTTGCGAAACCATCACGAGTTGAGAACATATGTTTTTCAAGCAAAAGAATCCATAACCGAAAAGTTTTTGCCAAGCTTTTTTCAAAAAGCGGCCTTTGACCTTTCATCTAACAGAAGAGTTCCATGTATGGCGATGTGAAGTATAGATCTGATTATTTAAGATTCTTTTTATTCTGACTGCCAAAACAGAATTCATACTTTCTTTTCATTTTTCAGAAAAAACATGAACTCCATCCCAATTCTCAGGAGGAGGATCTGATATAAAACCTGAAATTCTGTCAAGATAAACCATATAAAGTCTGCTTGGATTTGCAGCGTTCA encodes:
- a CDS encoding PEP/pyruvate-binding domain-containing protein; translation: MIGNILRYLGFKKTFIHHDDEEAEQIRIDFKDRYHNFKLLLNANNKALEIMGDIEQALQGDEPFGMAFIRSNVTAVSVNVFKLIKYLCELSPDKYEELFDRFESIQNEISGLIEHKKTISDPNFVLPLEQIYKESADSTGSKMANLGELKNRIGLEVPAGFAVTSSAYYRFLSHNDIQAEINRRFIAADLFNMEDLYKLSSDIQLMIIRGEIPDDLKHDMMNLWKIMEREKGNNLKVAMRSSALGEDGIKSSFAGQYRSELNVSPDHFFHSYKEVVASKYSLQAMSYRLNRGFRDEDIAMCVGCIEMIDAAAGGVIYSRNPLNHMDDTIFINSSWGLPKVIVDGGGNCDTIKISRGESLKITGRDIKTKETKYICLNEEGISKIDTSETERNSQSISDETALMLADKAIKIEEYYGVPQDIEWAIDTNGKVYFLQCRPVIQIENEIPESCELSPELGEKIIEQGGITASPGTACGVVHIVSKGLDVLEFPEGAVLVTQQALPRWASILNRASAVITEQGNFAGHLASVAREFRIPAIFGIAGITEKLKSGETVTVDAISHTVYCGRIEELLARKKTSRHIMDGSPVFETLQKISRHIIPLNLVDPDSTEFKPYSCLTYHDITRFAHEKSVIEMFDFGRKRKFPERSSKQLHYKVPMQWWILNLDDGFKEEVRNKYVKIENIASVPMLALWEGIIAVVWDGPPPIDGKGLASIMFQATTNTALNVGTKSKYSERNYFMISKNFCSLSTRLGFHFSTLEALVGERRIENYISFRFKGGAADFERRVLRVKFIGEILEEYGFRIESREDSMSARIEGYDQEVMKDKLRILGYLNIHTRQLDMIMTIPARVNYYKKKMFKDINEKVLKNADVPDREQ
- a CDS encoding MgtC/SapB family protein → MSFSIDLLNNFADQEYIKIISHLTAALIAGGIIGFERSFRGRPAGFRTHTLVCLSSSLLMLVTLYQWKWLPGVPLDTVKTDPTRMAQGIMTGIGFLGAGVIYKESYSVRGLTTAASIWITAAIGILLGVGFYFPAVVVTALTIGVLAAFRWIERKMPTEKYIHHHIRFNRNNPIPEEALRKLLANHGFSVSNMSYRITNNGQFIEYKTVLETTDIENTARLSETLRTMEIVREFRISPTGD
- a CDS encoding lipase secretion chaperone, with the translated sequence MTFQKKKVLAILGILIIIIAGAGVLLKKRNAGKYIFDKDDGISMSDLNSLRQKIDFEGVDPSQMGITGKVNQPEHGKSEKESSDWSDGRGPMVLKYFRFLQSKYNSATNLAGHCSEVWKYLISVMPQNEAERIYAIYKKYLDCEIELAKKISEFGQPKTLDEILDRLSKVQDFRRNMLGEEMADGLYGAEIKAREYSLRRGSIVSNNELYGVEKENSLKELTSDMWEENAEQVQSIQTPYNKYREKLEIYSKDLNEMGSEEEREEKIAEFRQQFFSSDTLARLEDIDRQIKSEKESESQYREKEAEIMASANLSEKDKKEAIESLQTRYFREESEAFKRREEIRHGGEEIRAKYSR
- a CDS encoding lipase family alpha/beta hydrolase, whose protein sequence is MKSLRLFMFFVFMALPVSVFASGSGNSCSTQFPVVLAHGMGASAEILGIVDYWWGIEDALEDEGADVYITSVNGMDGTAAKAESFKEQFLQILAVSGKSKANIIGHSHGTLYTRYAISNLGIGSKVASYTGIAGPHRGSAIADMVMYGIPESLKPAVAGSLDFIYAFVFGDTNPDTLQNGWDLTTDYMKNVFNPGTPDVAGVYYQSWAAKAKTSCPSVILEPTWLIMLSKEGANDGLVSVESAKWGNFRGVQDAAWYSPGCDHLNIVGQLFGVTPGFSAPEFYVGVVSDLKNRGY
- a CDS encoding DUF4197 domain-containing protein produces the protein MKKIIFLIISLSCLMLVSCVEVLKQIPAKQISSAASAASGGLTSDEIIMGLKEALIVGAMNSTELTSKTDGFNLNPLIRIPFPPEAAKVKTTVEQLGFANLTKDFEQSLNRAAEEGSKKALPIFKNAIVNMSISDGMSILRGPNNAATEYLKSKTQSALVTEFTPVVKNAIQTVDVTKYWDPIASVYNKTTLLTGQSQVNPNLDQYITQKSLDGLFYLIAQEEMKIRENPAARASDILKKVFGSN